The Bactrocera dorsalis isolate Fly_Bdor chromosome 2, ASM2337382v1, whole genome shotgun sequence region cgcctttagactattttttgtggggctacgtcaagtctaaagtctacagaaataagccagcaactattccagctttggaagacaacatttccgaagaaattcgggctattccggccgaaatgctcgaaaaagttgcccaaaattggactttccgaatggaccacctaagacgcagccgcggtcaacatttaaatgaaattatcttcaaaaagtaaatgtcatgaaccaatctaacgtttcaaataaagaaccgatgagattttgcaaattttatgcgttttttttttttaaaaagttatcaagctcttaaaaaatcaccctttagtagcACTTGCTGAATGACCAATTCACTGTCCATGGCAGCAAGATTTAATGGAGTTGGCTTTTGATTCTTTTTAGATAGGAGgataatttattacattatacaagtatatgcccGTTCATCATCTAATTTATATGTCACATAATCTTCTTCTCatccacatttatttatttttccttatttgTCGAATGCAGGTACTCAGCTTGAATCTAACGAACCTACTTATCATAATTCttctaaaaatattgatatttgctGCTGGCATGTTGGGTGCTGGGCACTGGAGTGGCTATGGATATGGTTATGGGCATGCGCGAAGTGCAGAAGGTAAGACAAAACTTTAAACTTAGAGTTTATCTCGGAGTTTCTTACTACTAATGGTTATTAAAAGTTGTGGAGAATAACTTTTTAACCCTTTCTAactcaaaatatgtatatgttgaagGTTAAGATATTTTACAAGTAGATTAAAGGCATACCCCATGTCGGTTGAAGACCTATCACTCATAAAATGCAATGTTAAAAAAGCGTTTTAAAAGGTTTGTgtctgttaatttttattttgaattttcggaaTCATCTTTTTCAAGGAATCATCTATAGACggtagtaaatatatataattttatataaaatttgttggtAAAGTAATTATGTCTTTagctttatatacaaatttagcaCAGTAGACACAGATTTGGccaataaaaagttgaaaaagtatAACAAAATCATAAGTTTCTGGATAAGTAGTTAACTGATCCGAATGCTTCGACACCAGAAGGAAAACAAACTGCATGCTCAATCACTTTATTGGTGACTAGTCCTGCACCAACCGGCCCATCTATCTTTCAAGAAACTTTCTGATAGCCAGTTTTTCAGACATGAAATTCGGTTTTCTTGACTTTCTCCACATTTTCTGTTCCAGCTACACTATtttgtgttgttattattttaccaGCATAAAAATGTCTACAAAGTGGTTGAATAATTCTGCCGGGATGACACTCTTCGCCGAGTATTAACCAGGATAGCTTTATTTAAATAGAACCTACTTACTTGGTTAGGATTGCACATATTGCATCCTTCACTATCTGCTTTTACAGTTCACTTAgatttataatacaaaaaattgcatatatgAAGTaggataaaaacaaaaatgttggttaaatttcaactttttttaaacgCCGCTagttttgttagtttttgattttttctcgaCCAAAGGTCACTGTAAAGGAGTGTTATCCAAcatgactgtgtgcacgttatgcaaGATGATCGCAAGattctgctttgcttgcctacgaagttgaatacagtagcacaatcgtgctttcacagacacttgtcgcgacatgttggtgtgaggtgtctggcactgtccgtgcgctattttgcgcataggccgtggacaacgctgctgTAAAGAGAACTTCCGGTGTGTTTAACGTAGGAACCTGCTGGCGTCAGCCTTACCCTACGGTGCTCAAaagcacaacggatcaaatcaatgcgttgatcggCGCCCAATGTCTGGCATTGGCAGTATGTAATGGACCCACTAACCAGCAGGCAGGTTACTTACGCTGAAAACTTCCAAATGACTCTGACTATTCGGAGATCACACCGCTGACATCTAGCCGTCTCTCTGTATAGTTAATCCTCATTCTCTTAAGGTTCCTGATATCCGAGTATATTGTACATTCTGCAATGATATGTATTCAATCCTCAATGCATGCTCCACACACATTCAGTGGTCCAGGAAGTAGGAAGCCTAAGCTCAGACAGAATTTTTAGTCTGGGTTTCATTCCGCAAACCGTTATGGCTATTATCCCAACGGCTTTGCCTCTTACTATTAACCATTTAGAAGTCTCCTACTCCCTAGTTATTCTCCACATCGTCGTAAGAAATCCAGTCATTCTGCAGCAATGATACACTCAAATCCCTCCATAAACTGAATGCAACAActcgctgtatgacaatcagttCAAGAAGGGGTGCTCCTAACAACTCCTGCATTGCATCCATTGCAACATACAGGCAACCATGCAAGCATCATAAAAGACTGTATGGATCGAAGCATTTTCTGACTTGCGAAATTATTGCAGCAGAAGAGGGCTTTTTTAGCGTCGGCGGGGATGGATGTAATTcgaaaactaaatataaatatttttattcaaacctAAATTATGTTTAATCTTTCAAACTCCATTacttaaagtatttttattgtagcttcctttatttaatttccaaaaaaacacTTCATAAGAAGTGTGCCTTTAATTGCATACCGCCAGAACTTATATTTTACCATTAATACATGTTACTATTTCTCTTACAGATCTCCACTTTGGCTTGAGTGACGGCGAAGATTACCTTATAACCGGTTTCCTAGCAGCACAAGGCATCGGACTTGATGATTGTCTATATGCAGCGGCATGCGCCAGCCCGAATGTGGCCTATGAATATGCAAAGGCCGCAAAAGCATTAATTGAAGGCATCGAAAAGTACGAGGGGTAAGCGAACGATCATTCATATCTTcgaaaagtgaaataattttcccttttttatttattcaccaGCAATGCTTTCAATAATCCGCGCTACAACGATCTCATTGTGCTGCTGGAGAAGGCGGCCTATGATGGCTATCGCGGCTTGCCCTGCAACAGATCATCGAAATGCGATAATATTAACTGAACAGACTAACAGAGAACCACACCGTTATATACATTAacgaatacattttttaatgattaCTTTTTATTGCATTGATACTCAATTATCAATAAGtaatttagcattttttattattaataaaacataCTATTATTTATGCTaacgttgtttataaaaaaatcttaatcGCTTGGTTGTTATTTACAGTCTTAATATGTTGCTCTGCATTGTTATTACAATAAAGgtagaaatatttatgtttattacattattattattaataaaaaaacacatatcGATAATAACTACTTATgagtataatatttaatttagcaAAAGGTTTCTTGGAAAAAAGCATAATgcttacacatgtgtatgtatgtatacttataaatgtttattttctatattttcactatttattgtttacatatttCCACTCGCTTGCAAATTGAGCTAATTTTCCTATAATTAATTactactttttcatattttactcCACACACTACATTTCCTCTTTGTTTTCCGACCCACCGCTTAGCTCTATTGCCCCTCTGGCGCCCCAGTGACCGCTTTCACATATTCCGCATAGTGTAGGAAGCCATCCTTATTAGCGTCCGCGATTTGCAGGAACTCATCAATAACCTCTGGAATTTGTAAAGTCTGCTGCTCTAATGTTAAGCTTTCAAAATTTAAAGCACACTGTGGCACTTACCTATGATATGATTCAATTCTTCGGTGGCATTGTGCAGGAAATTATCTCGATCGACTTTTTTGAAGTGTTCATCTTGATGTATGGCCGCTTGTAGCATCTCCAGTCCATCCAGAGCGTTATTATTATCGCTGTCATGAATCTGTTGGATTAGTCAGTAGATTAGTCTATATCTCTTATCAACAGTTTCTGCAGTTTTGGAACTCTCAATAGCAATggcgttgtttttttttacaaagttcATTCGAGGCGAATTAATTGTATAGAATGAAAACCATATAAATCACAGCAACTCAAATCTGACAAGCAAATAATTCATTCCCACGCATGTTAAGCCTATATAACCGGAACGGAAAGttataactaaacaattaaGGATTGTCAAttctaattaataaaaaaaacgtttggTCCAGTTCAAAAGGTGTATCACATTAATTGTATTGTTCTTGCTTTCAAGCTTTCCTTAATATTTTTCTGTAGCACAAATTTAGAAACCATGAGgctcaaaaaatttcaaaaatatccaCTTTAGTAAAAAGCCTTAACATCGATGACTACATCTGTTCTATAGTCAAACAGTTTCGTAACGACGAGCTGAGATTACGCTAAATTTCAGTTCTTTGACATAACTTTCAAGGGAACCAAAAAATACCACAATACTCAACTCTTTTAGCATTTGATTAAACAAGAGATGAGcgaaaacacatatgtacacaacaGTTTCGCTTAGGTTTGTCAAGTCGGTGTTAAGGACCACTCAGAAGCCTTAACATAAATTTTGGTAGCGCTTTTGGATAACTAACAGGTAACTTAACTGATAGTTAACTTAAAAATCAACCTGAAATTCGAAGGATCATAACACTCTGTaggcaattatttattttgtatcttAGAGGGGTATTAAAGTTTTTATCTACTGCTCAAAGTTAAGTCTTTAATTGGAATTTATGTCACCCGAAGATTTCGCCTTTAAGTCGATGATAAAATGAATTTCCGCAATTTTGTCTTCGAATGCGGATACTACGATTTCAAGATGGGAATCCTCTAATTGATAATAATTGCAGAACAACAATCCCTCTTCAGGAAAAATACTCTATGCATTACACCTCACTTTTAGTCAAGGTAatgaaagaacaaaaaaatcttCTGAATATGTCTATAAGTACTAGATATGAGATCGCTCagtatgcaaaatatttttaaccccAATATGAACTTATGCTCATATTTTTCGAATGAAGAGACTTAGAGCCTCTCTATATATCCTTACAATACTTTCTTTTGGTAAATATATTGTAGGATTGGCCTATAGGTTAATGGTTCCTAAACTCTCACGTTGAAATCTTAAATTCGACTCAAGTTAATTATGTATTGAACTTTATTTCTCCTAttgaatattagaaaaatatgttctttGAAGACCCTTTGCTTACGtatgtaattataaataaatgtttctcAGTAACTCATAACTATAATAtatacagttgtccacaaaaataataggagtgttagatatttcgttttcaaaatagaccttaacataaaaaatactcacaaaattagaaaaataaatatagttccATAATCTAGCAGCAATTTAAACTAGTTATTATTTTACTTGATCATTGGGTTTTTCTCCAGTGCGTAGAGGAAATCATTGTACAGAGGAAACGCGgaaaacgacaaaaaaaaattgagaaaactaggaaaaacttataaagagatccaaaaaatcgtaaaatgctCTTCTcaaatgatagcaaatgcctttaatctatataaataaaaatgaatcgccaaaatgtatgtacgcgcatcactttcatacgactgaaccaaatttgacaattctttttttaaaatgttcgttgaggttcacggatggtttatgcggaaaaaaaaactcgaaaatttgccggaaaacccctaaaagcggccattttctttttcccatagaaacgaatggatgtttgtttattaacaacgctaagggaacgactgaaccaatcttgatgaaatttgcagagaatgttctgcgtggattggggaaggtttagaaataaaaaaacctatatgcttttcttgaggaaaagtcggaaaattggacgattccaaaaagttaattttttccatacaaattttttattgtttt contains the following coding sequences:
- the LOC105224615 gene encoding uncharacterized protein LOC105224615; the protein is MSVKSWRLLLYCALVALPQIHSAIFAYDVDRNTSTNNFNEVIERPTGWLQAAQDMIASPAGHVVTQVAKELINRSTGNSQVLSLNLTNLLIIILLKILIFAAGMLGAGHWSGYGYGYGHARSAEDLHFGLSDGEDYLITGFLAAQGIGLDDCLYAAACASPNVAYEYAKAAKALIEGIEKYEGNAFNNPRYNDLIVLLEKAAYDGYRGLPCNRSSKCDNIN
- the LOC105224595 gene encoding multiple coagulation factor deficiency protein 2 homolog isoform X1, with protein sequence MCKMLNFVNFIICVATFSQTMDPCAAIKRGPHHPRSEQSKTRKVDEHLTHEEHRIDEDLKEMGINVNLDSMSDEEKNFYYFKIHDSDNNNALDGLEMLQAAIHQDEHFKKVDRDNFLHNATEELNHIIEVIDEFLQIADANKDGFLHYAEYVKAVTGAPEGQ